A region from the Triticum urartu cultivar G1812 chromosome 1, Tu2.1, whole genome shotgun sequence genome encodes:
- the LOC125553552 gene encoding uncharacterized protein LOC125553552 isoform X3, whose product MTTEGLVPITRDYLARYYDKYPLPPIPDGVTALAARLRALSAELAAASPFSPEEEHLEQEASGVPAHKIDENMWKNREQMEEILFLLNKSRRPVALQQKSTLEDAEIVSTLDDCETKLKEMLKKLEQFQLKNADNVFNTVMTYMPQDFRGTLIRQQRERSERNKQAEVDAVVSSGGSIHDRYALLWKQQMDRRVQLAQLGSATGVYKTLVRYLVGVPQVLLDFIRQINDANGPMEVQRERYGPALYTLTKLVLAVRLYLHLSLARYGQKKIGKDDIAVLQQAVVIYTEEFGKFTTFIGEVFVNAPFFISAEDAGADSRKNDEYRETIIPAGKTHEVILSVEAVNSYIAWDFSLQQGALSTLLCAGLDDCSSVCVFRVTVGGFLHEGID is encoded by the exons ATGACGACAGAGGGTCTGGTGCCGATCACGCGGGACTACCTCGCGCGCTACTACGACAAGTACCCGCTGCCCCCTATCCCCGACGGCGTAACCGCCCTCGCTGCCCGCCTCCGCGCTCTGTCCGCCGAActcgccgccgcctctcccttCTCCCCCG AGGAGGAGCACTTGGAACAAGAGGCATCTGGTGTACCTGCCCATAAAATAGATGAGAACATGTGGAAGAACAGAGAACAGATGGAAGAGATTCTGTTTCTGCTTAATAAATCTCGTCGTCCCGTTGCT CTTCAACAGAAGTCCACACTAGAAGACGCTGAGATAGTTTCCACACTTGATGATTGTGAAACTAAATTGAAAGAGATGTTGAAGAAGTTGGAACAGTTTCAGCTAAAAAATGCCGATAATGTTTTCAATACAG TTATGACATACATGCCACAAGACTTCCGCGGTACACTGATCAGGCAACAGCGAGAACGCTCTGAGAGAAATAAGCAAGCGGAGGTTGATGCTGTAGTTAGTTCTGGTGGAAGCATTCATGATAGATATGCATTGCTATGGAAGCAGCAAATGGATAG GCGGGTGCAATTAGCGCAGCTTGGTTCTGCAACAGGTGTATATAAGACACTTGTTAGGTACTTGGTTGGTGTTCCACAG GTGTTATTGGATTTTATTCGACAAATAAATGATGCTAATGG ACCTATGGAAGTGCAAAGAGAACGCTACGGGCCAGCACTATACACACTTACAAAACTGGTGCTTGCAGTTCGGTTGTATCTACATCTCTCTTTGGCACGATATGGACAGAAGAAAAT AGGGAAGGATGACATTGCTGTGTTGCAGCAGGCAGTGGTTATATACACCGAGGAATTTGGGAAGTTCACTACATTCATCGG TGAGGTTTTTGTGAATGCCCCATTCTTCATATCTGCTGAGGATGCAGGTGCTGATTCGAG GAAAAACGATGAGTACCGAGAAACCATTATTCCAGCGGGAAAGACACATGAG GTTATTTTAAGTGTTGAGGCTGTCAACTCATATATTGCATGGGATTTCTCGTTGCAACAAGGGGCCCTCAGCACACTGCTG
- the LOC125553552 gene encoding uncharacterized protein LOC125553552 isoform X2 gives MTTEGLVPITRDYLARYYDKYPLPPIPDGVTALAARLRALSAELAAASPFSPEEEHLEQEASGVPAHKIDENMWKNREQMEEILFLLNKSRRPVALQQKSTLEDAEIVSTLDDCETKLKEMLKKLEQFQLKNADNVFNTVMTYMPQDFRGTLIRQQRERSERNKQAEVDAVVSSGGSIHDRYALLWKQQMDRRVQLAQLGSATGVYKTLVRYLVGVPQVLLDFIRQINDANGPMEVQRERYGPALYTLTKLVLAVRLYLHLSLARYGQKKIGKDDIAVLQQAVVIYTEEFGKFTTFIGEVFVNAPFFISAEDAGADSRKNDEYRETIIPAGKTHEVILSVEAVNSYIAWDFSLQQGALSTLLDIGFHVEYISPSQEKTLILPYRRYEADQVSSL, from the exons ATGACGACAGAGGGTCTGGTGCCGATCACGCGGGACTACCTCGCGCGCTACTACGACAAGTACCCGCTGCCCCCTATCCCCGACGGCGTAACCGCCCTCGCTGCCCGCCTCCGCGCTCTGTCCGCCGAActcgccgccgcctctcccttCTCCCCCG AGGAGGAGCACTTGGAACAAGAGGCATCTGGTGTACCTGCCCATAAAATAGATGAGAACATGTGGAAGAACAGAGAACAGATGGAAGAGATTCTGTTTCTGCTTAATAAATCTCGTCGTCCCGTTGCT CTTCAACAGAAGTCCACACTAGAAGACGCTGAGATAGTTTCCACACTTGATGATTGTGAAACTAAATTGAAAGAGATGTTGAAGAAGTTGGAACAGTTTCAGCTAAAAAATGCCGATAATGTTTTCAATACAG TTATGACATACATGCCACAAGACTTCCGCGGTACACTGATCAGGCAACAGCGAGAACGCTCTGAGAGAAATAAGCAAGCGGAGGTTGATGCTGTAGTTAGTTCTGGTGGAAGCATTCATGATAGATATGCATTGCTATGGAAGCAGCAAATGGATAG GCGGGTGCAATTAGCGCAGCTTGGTTCTGCAACAGGTGTATATAAGACACTTGTTAGGTACTTGGTTGGTGTTCCACAG GTGTTATTGGATTTTATTCGACAAATAAATGATGCTAATGG ACCTATGGAAGTGCAAAGAGAACGCTACGGGCCAGCACTATACACACTTACAAAACTGGTGCTTGCAGTTCGGTTGTATCTACATCTCTCTTTGGCACGATATGGACAGAAGAAAAT AGGGAAGGATGACATTGCTGTGTTGCAGCAGGCAGTGGTTATATACACCGAGGAATTTGGGAAGTTCACTACATTCATCGG TGAGGTTTTTGTGAATGCCCCATTCTTCATATCTGCTGAGGATGCAGGTGCTGATTCGAG GAAAAACGATGAGTACCGAGAAACCATTATTCCAGCGGGAAAGACACATGAG GTTATTTTAAGTGTTGAGGCTGTCAACTCATATATTGCATGGGATTTCTCGTTGCAACAAGGGGCCCTCAGCACACTGCTG